A region of Streptomyces sp. NBC_01750 DNA encodes the following proteins:
- a CDS encoding SRPBCC domain-containing protein: MEHEVFVPLPAETLRQALRDPARVARCVPGLQQAAAESAGPLSGRLKIRIGGHTITYRGTLRIVEQGDTFAVEGEGVEVRGTGSAKVTLTIRTEPTDGGTRLSFTGTSSAEGRLAELADSATASAAHRLLDRFADRIALTAEPTPEELEQPVDGGEASAETEASADTAKPSVFDAPVPPPSLDPVAEEQFGATDAPDVPDAPDVPDVPDVPEVSGVSEVPDVSEVPGASGAPERQELSAVPDEPPAEAAHARRTMIGRSAEEVDHAPPRGRYAPTPAPDAGTAGATLRWLAPAAALALASAVVVGRVLRRRK, from the coding sequence ATGGAGCATGAGGTGTTCGTTCCGCTTCCGGCAGAGACCCTCCGACAGGCGCTGCGGGACCCCGCGCGGGTAGCCCGCTGCGTCCCCGGGCTCCAGCAGGCCGCGGCCGAGTCGGCAGGCCCGCTCTCCGGGCGGCTGAAGATCCGGATCGGCGGGCACACGATCACTTACCGCGGCACCCTGCGCATCGTCGAGCAGGGCGACACCTTCGCGGTCGAGGGCGAGGGCGTGGAGGTACGCGGCACCGGCTCGGCCAAGGTGACCCTGACGATCCGTACCGAACCTACCGACGGCGGTACGAGGCTCAGCTTCACCGGTACGTCCAGCGCGGAGGGACGGCTGGCGGAGCTGGCCGACTCGGCGACGGCATCGGCCGCGCACCGGCTGCTGGACCGGTTCGCCGACCGGATCGCACTGACGGCGGAGCCGACACCGGAAGAGCTGGAACAGCCGGTCGACGGCGGCGAAGCCTCCGCGGAGACCGAAGCCTCCGCGGACACCGCGAAGCCGTCCGTGTTCGACGCACCGGTGCCGCCGCCGTCGCTCGACCCGGTCGCCGAGGAGCAGTTCGGCGCAACGGATGCGCCGGACGTGCCCGATGCGCCGGACGTGCCCGACGTGCCCGATGTGCCAGAGGTCTCCGGTGTGTCGGAGGTCCCCGACGTATCGGAGGTGCCGGGCGCATCCGGAGCGCCGGAGCGGCAGGAGCTCTCCGCCGTCCCCGACGAGCCGCCCGCCGAGGCCGCGCACGCCCGCCGCACCATGATCGGGCGCAGCGCCGAAGAGGTCGACCACGCCCCGCCGCGCGGCCGCTACGCACCTACGCCGGCGCCCGACGCTGGCACCGCCGGTGCCACGCTTCGCTGGCTCGCGCCCGCCGCGGCCCTCGCGCTCGCCTCCGCGGTCGTCGTCGGACGAGTGCTGCGGCGCCGCAAGTAG